A window of the Vigna angularis cultivar LongXiaoDou No.4 chromosome 3, ASM1680809v1, whole genome shotgun sequence genome harbors these coding sequences:
- the LOC108325558 gene encoding dehydration-responsive element-binding protein 2F, with the protein MEGCKNSPLKPWKKGPTRGKGGPQNASCEYRGVRQRTWGKWVAEIREPKKRSRLWLGSFATAEEAAFAYDQAARRLYGPDAYLNLPHMQPNLINSTTKSQNFKWFPSNNFISMFPSRGLLNLNAQPSLHLIHQRLQQLKHNGVSAPTQPPHSKVVELDNLVNQNHPEILPPLPQDSQASPQKQTADFEEKPEIDLLEFLQQMGILKDEREAEKTDSSGSSAVSEAASRDESEQPGVFSDMSSVNWEELIEMHDHEVVCNYLASEEILQFEAYDTNEDLTFSTSIWNY; encoded by the coding sequence ATGGAGGGTTGCAAAAACTCCCCTCTAAAGCCATGGAAGAAAGGCCCAACAAGGGGCAAAGGTGGCCCCCAAAATGCCTCCTGTGAGTATAGAGGTGTCAGACAAAGAACATGGGGCAAATGGGTCGCTGAGATAAGAGAGCCTAAGAAGAGATCAAGACTCTGGCTTGGCTCCTTTGCCACAGCAGAAGAAGCTGCTTTCGCCTATGATCAAGCTGCAAGGAGACTCTATGGTCCTGATGCTTACCTCAACCTCCCCCACATGCAACCAAACCTCATCAACTCCACCACcaaatctcaaaatttcaagTGGTTCCCTTCCAACAACTTCATCTCCATGTTCCCCTCACGTGGACTTCTCAACCTCAATGCTCAACCAAGTCTCCATCTCATCCACCAGAGGCTGCAACAGCTCAAGCACAATGGGGTGTCTGCACCAACTCAACCACCACATTCAAAGGTGGTAGAACTTGACAACTTGGTCAACCAAAACCATCCAGAGATTCTCCCTCCACTGCCCCAAGATTCTCAAGCTTCACCACAAAAACAAACAGCTGATTTTGAGGAGAAACCCGAGATAGACCTGCTTGAGTTTCTTCAACAGATGGGAATACTAAAAGATGAAAGAGAGGCAGAGAAAACTGACAGCTCAGGAAGTTCAGCAGTGTCAGAAGCTGCATCACGAGATGAGAGTGAACAACCAGGAGTGTTTTCTGACATGAGTAGTGTTAACTGGGAGGAACTGATTGAGATGCATGACCATGAAGTTGTGTGTAACTATCTTGCATCAGAAGAAATTCTTCAGTTTGAAGCATATGACACAAACGAGGACCTTACTTTCTCCACTTCCATTTGGAACTACTAA
- the LOC108326175 gene encoding uncharacterized protein LOC108326175 isoform X1 → MDGGDDPSALSWLWVIEALAARKEISNPTLLSLIDAAPVGKDKFGENVKEMVSLRCLEKLSTIMFDGVASSSSDSRAGFDFSRSCQDVLQEILDEIPLSNLKMNGAQLLKSDLYPFINHKRAVTSTCHLEQLRQTILEGTHPHTDYLKERSGLFPQNNSYSVIVNDVNRDDHSAKEAGNSANTENVLGKDNSVSLTLENGNKSSREHLLDNNSSPSKRSRVYSVDDYLTKHFHGKQVCVKECGDFLRTSKRVKLSASTSFEPRKEKPDSEQGDHHVENNNKETVGGGFSEDIPYRCIVSKLCQPSSHIEVPPDESNIPFNDALMLQHTFGGENSQQQLVKSIPHEALADGIQHGISGGKPKSKHEKDLQLEDPNDSPHQIAGVKALDHTGNGCRVEESGDIGYQSETNSLKMKKQTVQNLCLKCNEGDQLPISDVNVVQPVVTECCLGMETTMPTNDANAEKNHQTINLHQPKQTEPDIAALNLSQESVACDETIVGVVNGCGAEVVTECCLGMATTMPTNDANAEKNQQTINLHQPKQTEPDIEALNLSQEPVACDETIVGVVNGCGAELSSDSDEYHNEKKCLEAKKHEFLHSHCTVDQDFSAMNEPNVKNLCMKCNQGGQLLACKTTTCPMMVHENCLGASAQCITKGDFFCPFCTYSRTISEYIEAKKEASLARKELAIFISKGKMSRAAESLLYEFRTQEHVFSRKSSEYEHIHVKNKRDEQLTRCGDNREDHVDEHANEANNLQFGRSQQQAHISCTYSSFREKENISNGSVEFLREEKIGQMPNAKNITGVRGEENKLPTDHVDGLVGDTCTVEKEALVNKSNAGYESPQETAKHLDTDGATESVSEHNTGKEEMSENECEKHSISRYSMRYRKHKMQCKPEASPSFLDNQLRRKYIPWTAEEEEMIREGVQTFGFNDPKKWKNILAFGSHVFEKVGKRRTPQDLKDKWKNMCKASPKSK, encoded by the exons ATGGATGGTGGCGATGACCCTTCAGCATTGTCATGGCTCTGGGTCATTGAAGCCCTAGCAGCCCGTAAAGAAATCTCGAATCCCACTTTGCTGA GTTTGATTGATGCAGCACCTGTGGGGAAGGATAAATTTGgtgaaaatgtaaaagaaatggTTTCTTTGAGGTGCTTGGAGAAACTGTCCACTATTATGTTTGACGGTGTAGCTTCTTCATCATCGGATTCCAGAGCTGGATTTGATTTTTCGCGGAGTTGTCAAGATGTCCTCCAGGAAATATTGGATGAG ATCCCATTATCAAATCTGAAAATGAATGGAGCGCAGCTTTTGAAATCAGATCTTTACCCGTTTATAAATCACAAAAGAGCTGTCACTTCTACATGCCACTTAGAGCAG CTGAGACAAACAATCTTGGAAGGTACTCATCCTCATACTGATTACTTGAAAGAAAGGAGTGGATTATTTCCTCAGAATAACAGTTATTCGGTGATTGTAAATGATGTCAATCGTGACGATCATTCTGCTAAGGAAGCTGGGAACTCCGCCAATACAGAAAACGTGCTAGGAAAAGATAACTCAGTGTCCTTGACTTTAGAGAATGGGAATAAATCTTCAAGAGAACACTTGCTTGATAATAATTCTTCTCCCTCTAAGAGGAGTAGGGTTTACTCAGTTGATGATTATCTTACAAAACACTTTCATGGAAAGCAAGTCTGTGTGAAGGAATGTGGTGATTTCTTAAGAACTTCAAAGAGGGTTAAACTTTCTGCATCTACAAGTTTTGAGCCTAGGAAAGAGAAGCCAGATTCTGAACAAGGAGATCATCATGTAGAAAATAATAACAAGGAAACTGTGGGTGGTGGGTTCTCAGAGGATATTCCCTATAGATGCATTGTTTCAAAATTGTGCCAACCCAGCAGCCATATTGAAGTCCCCCCTGATGAATCAAATATTCCTTTTAATGATGCTTTGATGCTTCAACATACATTTGGTGGTGAAAATTCTCAACAACAGCTGGTTAAGTCAATTCCACATGAAGCACTTGCAGATGGAATCCAACATGGGATTTCAGGAGGTAAACCCAAGTCTAAACATGAAAAAGATTTACAACTTGAAGATCCAAATGACTCACCGCATCAAATTGCTGGTGTTAAAGCACTTGATCATACTGGGAATGGTTGTAGGGTAGAGGAATCAGGTGATATTGGGTATCAAAGTGAAACAAATAGCCttaaaatgaagaagcagaCAGTACAAAATCTTTGTTTAAAGTGTAATGAAGGTGACCAATTACCAATTAGTGATGTAAATGTCGTCCAACCAGTGGTTACTGAATGTTGTCTTGGTATGGAAACTACCATGCCAACAAATGATGCTAATGCAgaaaaaaatcatcaaacaattAATCTACACCAACCCAAACAGACAGAACCAGATATCGCAGCGTTAAATCTCTCCCAAGAGTCGGTTGCTTGTGATGAAACTATAGTTGGTGTGGTTAATGGTTGTGGAGCAGAGGTGGTTACTGAATGTTGTCTTGGTATGGCAACTACCATGCCAACAAATGATGCTAATGCAGAAAAAAATCAGCAAACAATTAATCTACACCAACCCAAACAGACAGAACCAGATATTGAAGCGTTAAATCTCTCCCAAGAGCCAGTTGCTTGTGATGAAACTATAGTTGGTGTGGTTAATGGTTGTGGAGCAGAGTTATCAAGTGATAGTGATGAGTATCACAACGAAAAAAAATGTCTTGAAGCAAAAAAGCATGAATTCCTGCACTCCCACTGCACTGTTGATCAAGATTTCTCAGCAATGAATGAACCAAATGTAAAAAATCTTTGCATGAAGTGTAATCAAGGTGGCCAATTATTGGCTTGTAAAACAACTACTTGCCCAATGATGGTGCATGAAAACTGTCTAGGGGCCTCTGCACAATGCATTACAAAGGGCGACTTTTTTTGCCCATTTTGCACATATTCTCGCACTATTTCAGAATATATTGAAGCTAAGAAAGAAGCTTCCTTAGCAAGGAAGGAATTAGCCATCTTTATTAGTAAAGGTAAAATGAGTCGAGCTGCCGAGAGTCTTCTTTATGAATTTCGTACACAAGAACATGTTTTTTCAAGAAAGAGTAGTGAGTATGAACATATTCATGTCAAAAACAAAAGAGATGAACAGTTAACAAGGTGTGGAGACAATAGAGAAGATCATGTTGATGAGCATGCAAATGAAGCCAATAATCTTCAGTTTGGAAGAAGTCAGCAACAAGCCCATATATCGTGTACCTATTCGTCATtcagagaaaaggaaaatataagCAATGGATCAGTTGAATTtttaagagaagagaaaataggtCAAATGCCAAATGCAAAGAACATAACTGGTGTAAGaggtgaagaaaataaattgcCAACTGACCATGTAGATGGACTTGTTGGTGACACATGTACTGTTGAAAAAGAAGCCCTTGTTAATAAAAGCAATGCTGGATATGAAAGTCCACAAGAAACGGCAAAACATCTAGATACTGATGGAGCAACAGAGTCAGTTTCTGAACATAATACTGGAAAAGAGGAAATGTCTGAAAATGAATGTGAAAAGCATAGTATTTCTAGATACTCCATGAGATACCGTAAACATAAAATGCAATG CAAACCTGAGGCAAGCCCATCATTTCTCGATAATCAATTAAGACGAAAATATATTCCATGGACAGCTGAAGAGGAAGAGATGATAAGg GAAGGAGTACAGACGTTTGGTTTCAATGACCCaaagaaatggaaaaacatTTTGGCATTTGGTTCTCATGTGTTTGAGAAAGTTGGTAAGCGCCGTACACCACAAGACCTGAAGGATAAATGGAAGAACATGTGCAAAGCTTCcccaaaatcaaaatga
- the LOC108326175 gene encoding uncharacterized protein LOC108326175 isoform X2 produces MDGGDDPSALSWLWVIEALAARLIDAAPVGKDKFGENVKEMVSLRCLEKLSTIMFDGVASSSSDSRAGFDFSRSCQDVLQEILDEIPLSNLKMNGAQLLKSDLYPFINHKRAVTSTCHLEQLRQTILEGTHPHTDYLKERSGLFPQNNSYSVIVNDVNRDDHSAKEAGNSANTENVLGKDNSVSLTLENGNKSSREHLLDNNSSPSKRSRVYSVDDYLTKHFHGKQVCVKECGDFLRTSKRVKLSASTSFEPRKEKPDSEQGDHHVENNNKETVGGGFSEDIPYRCIVSKLCQPSSHIEVPPDESNIPFNDALMLQHTFGGENSQQQLVKSIPHEALADGIQHGISGGKPKSKHEKDLQLEDPNDSPHQIAGVKALDHTGNGCRVEESGDIGYQSETNSLKMKKQTVQNLCLKCNEGDQLPISDVNVVQPVVTECCLGMETTMPTNDANAEKNHQTINLHQPKQTEPDIAALNLSQESVACDETIVGVVNGCGAEVVTECCLGMATTMPTNDANAEKNQQTINLHQPKQTEPDIEALNLSQEPVACDETIVGVVNGCGAELSSDSDEYHNEKKCLEAKKHEFLHSHCTVDQDFSAMNEPNVKNLCMKCNQGGQLLACKTTTCPMMVHENCLGASAQCITKGDFFCPFCTYSRTISEYIEAKKEASLARKELAIFISKGKMSRAAESLLYEFRTQEHVFSRKSSEYEHIHVKNKRDEQLTRCGDNREDHVDEHANEANNLQFGRSQQQAHISCTYSSFREKENISNGSVEFLREEKIGQMPNAKNITGVRGEENKLPTDHVDGLVGDTCTVEKEALVNKSNAGYESPQETAKHLDTDGATESVSEHNTGKEEMSENECEKHSISRYSMRYRKHKMQCKPEASPSFLDNQLRRKYIPWTAEEEEMIREGVQTFGFNDPKKWKNILAFGSHVFEKVGKRRTPQDLKDKWKNMCKASPKSK; encoded by the exons ATGGATGGTGGCGATGACCCTTCAGCATTGTCATGGCTCTGGGTCATTGAAGCCCTAGCAGCCC GTTTGATTGATGCAGCACCTGTGGGGAAGGATAAATTTGgtgaaaatgtaaaagaaatggTTTCTTTGAGGTGCTTGGAGAAACTGTCCACTATTATGTTTGACGGTGTAGCTTCTTCATCATCGGATTCCAGAGCTGGATTTGATTTTTCGCGGAGTTGTCAAGATGTCCTCCAGGAAATATTGGATGAG ATCCCATTATCAAATCTGAAAATGAATGGAGCGCAGCTTTTGAAATCAGATCTTTACCCGTTTATAAATCACAAAAGAGCTGTCACTTCTACATGCCACTTAGAGCAG CTGAGACAAACAATCTTGGAAGGTACTCATCCTCATACTGATTACTTGAAAGAAAGGAGTGGATTATTTCCTCAGAATAACAGTTATTCGGTGATTGTAAATGATGTCAATCGTGACGATCATTCTGCTAAGGAAGCTGGGAACTCCGCCAATACAGAAAACGTGCTAGGAAAAGATAACTCAGTGTCCTTGACTTTAGAGAATGGGAATAAATCTTCAAGAGAACACTTGCTTGATAATAATTCTTCTCCCTCTAAGAGGAGTAGGGTTTACTCAGTTGATGATTATCTTACAAAACACTTTCATGGAAAGCAAGTCTGTGTGAAGGAATGTGGTGATTTCTTAAGAACTTCAAAGAGGGTTAAACTTTCTGCATCTACAAGTTTTGAGCCTAGGAAAGAGAAGCCAGATTCTGAACAAGGAGATCATCATGTAGAAAATAATAACAAGGAAACTGTGGGTGGTGGGTTCTCAGAGGATATTCCCTATAGATGCATTGTTTCAAAATTGTGCCAACCCAGCAGCCATATTGAAGTCCCCCCTGATGAATCAAATATTCCTTTTAATGATGCTTTGATGCTTCAACATACATTTGGTGGTGAAAATTCTCAACAACAGCTGGTTAAGTCAATTCCACATGAAGCACTTGCAGATGGAATCCAACATGGGATTTCAGGAGGTAAACCCAAGTCTAAACATGAAAAAGATTTACAACTTGAAGATCCAAATGACTCACCGCATCAAATTGCTGGTGTTAAAGCACTTGATCATACTGGGAATGGTTGTAGGGTAGAGGAATCAGGTGATATTGGGTATCAAAGTGAAACAAATAGCCttaaaatgaagaagcagaCAGTACAAAATCTTTGTTTAAAGTGTAATGAAGGTGACCAATTACCAATTAGTGATGTAAATGTCGTCCAACCAGTGGTTACTGAATGTTGTCTTGGTATGGAAACTACCATGCCAACAAATGATGCTAATGCAgaaaaaaatcatcaaacaattAATCTACACCAACCCAAACAGACAGAACCAGATATCGCAGCGTTAAATCTCTCCCAAGAGTCGGTTGCTTGTGATGAAACTATAGTTGGTGTGGTTAATGGTTGTGGAGCAGAGGTGGTTACTGAATGTTGTCTTGGTATGGCAACTACCATGCCAACAAATGATGCTAATGCAGAAAAAAATCAGCAAACAATTAATCTACACCAACCCAAACAGACAGAACCAGATATTGAAGCGTTAAATCTCTCCCAAGAGCCAGTTGCTTGTGATGAAACTATAGTTGGTGTGGTTAATGGTTGTGGAGCAGAGTTATCAAGTGATAGTGATGAGTATCACAACGAAAAAAAATGTCTTGAAGCAAAAAAGCATGAATTCCTGCACTCCCACTGCACTGTTGATCAAGATTTCTCAGCAATGAATGAACCAAATGTAAAAAATCTTTGCATGAAGTGTAATCAAGGTGGCCAATTATTGGCTTGTAAAACAACTACTTGCCCAATGATGGTGCATGAAAACTGTCTAGGGGCCTCTGCACAATGCATTACAAAGGGCGACTTTTTTTGCCCATTTTGCACATATTCTCGCACTATTTCAGAATATATTGAAGCTAAGAAAGAAGCTTCCTTAGCAAGGAAGGAATTAGCCATCTTTATTAGTAAAGGTAAAATGAGTCGAGCTGCCGAGAGTCTTCTTTATGAATTTCGTACACAAGAACATGTTTTTTCAAGAAAGAGTAGTGAGTATGAACATATTCATGTCAAAAACAAAAGAGATGAACAGTTAACAAGGTGTGGAGACAATAGAGAAGATCATGTTGATGAGCATGCAAATGAAGCCAATAATCTTCAGTTTGGAAGAAGTCAGCAACAAGCCCATATATCGTGTACCTATTCGTCATtcagagaaaaggaaaatataagCAATGGATCAGTTGAATTtttaagagaagagaaaataggtCAAATGCCAAATGCAAAGAACATAACTGGTGTAAGaggtgaagaaaataaattgcCAACTGACCATGTAGATGGACTTGTTGGTGACACATGTACTGTTGAAAAAGAAGCCCTTGTTAATAAAAGCAATGCTGGATATGAAAGTCCACAAGAAACGGCAAAACATCTAGATACTGATGGAGCAACAGAGTCAGTTTCTGAACATAATACTGGAAAAGAGGAAATGTCTGAAAATGAATGTGAAAAGCATAGTATTTCTAGATACTCCATGAGATACCGTAAACATAAAATGCAATG CAAACCTGAGGCAAGCCCATCATTTCTCGATAATCAATTAAGACGAAAATATATTCCATGGACAGCTGAAGAGGAAGAGATGATAAGg GAAGGAGTACAGACGTTTGGTTTCAATGACCCaaagaaatggaaaaacatTTTGGCATTTGGTTCTCATGTGTTTGAGAAAGTTGGTAAGCGCCGTACACCACAAGACCTGAAGGATAAATGGAAGAACATGTGCAAAGCTTCcccaaaatcaaaatga
- the LOC108326175 gene encoding uncharacterized protein LOC108326175 isoform X3 yields MDGGDDPSALSWLWVIEALAARKEISNPTLLSLIDAAPVGKDKFGENVKEMVSLRCLEKLSTIMFDGVASSSSDSRAGFDFSRSCQDVLQEILDEIPLSNLKMNGAQLLKSDLYPFINHKRAVTSTCHLEQLRQTILEGTHPHTDYLKERSGLFPQNNSYSVIVNDVNRDDHSAKEAGNSANTENVLGKDNSVSLTLENGNKSSREHLLDNNSSPSKRSRVYSVDDYLTKHFHGKQVCVKECGDFLRTSKRVKLSASTSFEPRKEKPDSEQGDHHVENNNKETVGGGFSEDIPYRCIVSKLCQPSSHIEVPPDESNIPFNDALMLQHTFGGENSQQQLVKSIPHEALADGIQHGISGGKPKSKHEKDLQLEDPNDSPHQIAGVKALDHTGNGCRVEESGDIGYQSETNSLKMKKQTVQNLCLKCNEGDQLPISDVNVVQPVVTECCLGMETTMPTNDANAEKNHQTINLHQPKQTEPDIAALNLSQESVACDETIVGVVNGCGAEVVTECCLGMATTMPTNDANAEKNQQTINLHQPKQTEPDIEALNLSQEPVACDETIVGVVNGCGAELSSDSDEYHNEKKCLEAKKHEFLHSHCTVDQDFSAMNEPNVKNLCMKCNQGGQLLACKTTTCPMMVHENCLGASAQCITKGDFFCPFCTYSRTISEYIEAKKEASLARKELAIFISKGKMSRAAESLLYEFRTQEHVFSRKSSEYEHIHVKNKRDEQLTRCGDNREDHVDEHANEANNLQFGRSQQQAHISCTYSSFREKENISNGSVEFLREEKIGQMPNAKNITGVRGEENKLPTDHVDGLVGDTCTVEKEALVNKSNAGYESPQETAKHLDTDGATESVSEHNTGKEEMSENECEKHSISRYSMRYRKHKMQCKPEASPSFLDNQLRRKYIPWTAEEEEMIRHSSSMYFFCFHNNSLRRSTDVWFQ; encoded by the exons ATGGATGGTGGCGATGACCCTTCAGCATTGTCATGGCTCTGGGTCATTGAAGCCCTAGCAGCCCGTAAAGAAATCTCGAATCCCACTTTGCTGA GTTTGATTGATGCAGCACCTGTGGGGAAGGATAAATTTGgtgaaaatgtaaaagaaatggTTTCTTTGAGGTGCTTGGAGAAACTGTCCACTATTATGTTTGACGGTGTAGCTTCTTCATCATCGGATTCCAGAGCTGGATTTGATTTTTCGCGGAGTTGTCAAGATGTCCTCCAGGAAATATTGGATGAG ATCCCATTATCAAATCTGAAAATGAATGGAGCGCAGCTTTTGAAATCAGATCTTTACCCGTTTATAAATCACAAAAGAGCTGTCACTTCTACATGCCACTTAGAGCAG CTGAGACAAACAATCTTGGAAGGTACTCATCCTCATACTGATTACTTGAAAGAAAGGAGTGGATTATTTCCTCAGAATAACAGTTATTCGGTGATTGTAAATGATGTCAATCGTGACGATCATTCTGCTAAGGAAGCTGGGAACTCCGCCAATACAGAAAACGTGCTAGGAAAAGATAACTCAGTGTCCTTGACTTTAGAGAATGGGAATAAATCTTCAAGAGAACACTTGCTTGATAATAATTCTTCTCCCTCTAAGAGGAGTAGGGTTTACTCAGTTGATGATTATCTTACAAAACACTTTCATGGAAAGCAAGTCTGTGTGAAGGAATGTGGTGATTTCTTAAGAACTTCAAAGAGGGTTAAACTTTCTGCATCTACAAGTTTTGAGCCTAGGAAAGAGAAGCCAGATTCTGAACAAGGAGATCATCATGTAGAAAATAATAACAAGGAAACTGTGGGTGGTGGGTTCTCAGAGGATATTCCCTATAGATGCATTGTTTCAAAATTGTGCCAACCCAGCAGCCATATTGAAGTCCCCCCTGATGAATCAAATATTCCTTTTAATGATGCTTTGATGCTTCAACATACATTTGGTGGTGAAAATTCTCAACAACAGCTGGTTAAGTCAATTCCACATGAAGCACTTGCAGATGGAATCCAACATGGGATTTCAGGAGGTAAACCCAAGTCTAAACATGAAAAAGATTTACAACTTGAAGATCCAAATGACTCACCGCATCAAATTGCTGGTGTTAAAGCACTTGATCATACTGGGAATGGTTGTAGGGTAGAGGAATCAGGTGATATTGGGTATCAAAGTGAAACAAATAGCCttaaaatgaagaagcagaCAGTACAAAATCTTTGTTTAAAGTGTAATGAAGGTGACCAATTACCAATTAGTGATGTAAATGTCGTCCAACCAGTGGTTACTGAATGTTGTCTTGGTATGGAAACTACCATGCCAACAAATGATGCTAATGCAgaaaaaaatcatcaaacaattAATCTACACCAACCCAAACAGACAGAACCAGATATCGCAGCGTTAAATCTCTCCCAAGAGTCGGTTGCTTGTGATGAAACTATAGTTGGTGTGGTTAATGGTTGTGGAGCAGAGGTGGTTACTGAATGTTGTCTTGGTATGGCAACTACCATGCCAACAAATGATGCTAATGCAGAAAAAAATCAGCAAACAATTAATCTACACCAACCCAAACAGACAGAACCAGATATTGAAGCGTTAAATCTCTCCCAAGAGCCAGTTGCTTGTGATGAAACTATAGTTGGTGTGGTTAATGGTTGTGGAGCAGAGTTATCAAGTGATAGTGATGAGTATCACAACGAAAAAAAATGTCTTGAAGCAAAAAAGCATGAATTCCTGCACTCCCACTGCACTGTTGATCAAGATTTCTCAGCAATGAATGAACCAAATGTAAAAAATCTTTGCATGAAGTGTAATCAAGGTGGCCAATTATTGGCTTGTAAAACAACTACTTGCCCAATGATGGTGCATGAAAACTGTCTAGGGGCCTCTGCACAATGCATTACAAAGGGCGACTTTTTTTGCCCATTTTGCACATATTCTCGCACTATTTCAGAATATATTGAAGCTAAGAAAGAAGCTTCCTTAGCAAGGAAGGAATTAGCCATCTTTATTAGTAAAGGTAAAATGAGTCGAGCTGCCGAGAGTCTTCTTTATGAATTTCGTACACAAGAACATGTTTTTTCAAGAAAGAGTAGTGAGTATGAACATATTCATGTCAAAAACAAAAGAGATGAACAGTTAACAAGGTGTGGAGACAATAGAGAAGATCATGTTGATGAGCATGCAAATGAAGCCAATAATCTTCAGTTTGGAAGAAGTCAGCAACAAGCCCATATATCGTGTACCTATTCGTCATtcagagaaaaggaaaatataagCAATGGATCAGTTGAATTtttaagagaagagaaaataggtCAAATGCCAAATGCAAAGAACATAACTGGTGTAAGaggtgaagaaaataaattgcCAACTGACCATGTAGATGGACTTGTTGGTGACACATGTACTGTTGAAAAAGAAGCCCTTGTTAATAAAAGCAATGCTGGATATGAAAGTCCACAAGAAACGGCAAAACATCTAGATACTGATGGAGCAACAGAGTCAGTTTCTGAACATAATACTGGAAAAGAGGAAATGTCTGAAAATGAATGTGAAAAGCATAGTATTTCTAGATACTCCATGAGATACCGTAAACATAAAATGCAATG CAAACCTGAGGCAAGCCCATCATTTCTCGATAATCAATTAAGACGAAAATATATTCCATGGACAGCTGAAGAGGAAGAGATGATAAGg CATTCCTCGAGCATGTATTTCTTTTGCTTCCACAACAATTCTTTGA GAAGGAGTACAGACGTTTGGTTTCAATGA